The genomic region ATCCTTTACACTGATGTTTGGGCAAGTATGGGTCAGGAGTCAGAAGCTGATAATCGTCTACCAATCTTCCAACCCTATCAAATTTCCCAGGATTTACTCAGTCTAGCAGACCCCCAAGCCATAGTTTTACACTGTCTACCCGCCCACCGTGGGGAAGAAATTACCGATGAGGTAATAGAAGGTTCCCAATCAAAAGTTTGGGACCAGGCTGAAAATAGATTGCATGCTCAAAAAGCTTTACTGGCTAGTATTTTGGGTGCCAGCTGAATTTTCGCTCAACTTTCGGCTCTAAGAACCATAAAATCCAAATTCCCATGGGCCCAAGTTGATTGACACCAGAGTTTTTTTGAATTATCATAGGGCACAGGATACAAATAAATCTATCTATCTTCAATCCTACCAACGGAATATTAATTTCTTGCTAAAAAATACCCAATAGGGTCTTGCTAAGGGAGACCTTTTGTAGTACAAATGTTCTCAGGACATTTGTTGTTGCTTTCCCCAAAAATATGGAAAAACTGACGGAAGCCCAAAACGAACTATACGAATGGCTGGTAGAATATATTCGGGTTAATCAACATTCACCATCTATTCGTCAAATGATGCAGGGAGTAAATTTGAAGTCTCCAGCACCGGTTCAAAGCAGGTTAGAACACTTGCGGAACAAGGGATACATTGGCTGGGATGAGGGTAAAGCGCGAACCATTAGAATATTGCATTCTAGTAAGTACGGCGTGCCCATTTTAGGAACCATTGCAGCAGGGGGCTTAATTGAACCTTTTGCTGATGCGGTAGAGTGTGAATACTTAGATTTAGCTAATCTACCTATTCCTCCTCAAAGTTATGCTTTGCGCGTAGCTGGTGATAGTATGATTGAGGATTTAATTGCTGATGGTGATGTGGTATTCCTGCGTCCTGTGGCCGAACCCAATCTGATGAAAAATGGCACTATTGTTGCTGCTAGGGTGGAGGGATATGGTACAACCTTAAAACGGTTTTATCTTGAGGGAGATATGGTCACTCTTAAACCAGCTAATTCCAACTATCAACCTATTCAAGTCCCCGCTATTCATGTGGAAATACAAGGTTCTTTAGTCGGTGTCTGGCGAAACTACAATTATGGCTTTAGCCAAAATGCTTAGGAGCTGCTACAGGTCTAATCCTAATTGATTTGAATAAAAAATGTATTTTATAGCGTCTTCCATTGCTTCCAGTTCTAAACTACCGGTATCAGCACCATATACCTTTTCCCTTAAATTACCCTTTGTCAGGGAAAATAGGGGTGACTACCATGTCAATTCATCCTTACCCGGTTGTCCTAGAATACCTTTACACGTCGAATTACGAGGATACCAAAAACAGGCTATTACTAGCTGGTTTGCTAATAATGGTCGGGGAACATTGAAAATGGCTACCGGTAGTGGAAAAACAATTACCGCACTGGCGATCGCCTATGAATTATATAAACAGATAGGCTTACAAGTCTTGTTAGTGGTCTGTCCCCATCGTCACTTGGTTACCCAGTGGGGTAGAGAGTGTGAGAAATTCAACTTAAAGCCCATTTTAGCTTACGAAAATATACGGAATTGGCATAGTCAAATGTCCGTAGAGTTATATAACTTGGGTTCTGGTTATCAAAAGTTTCTGACTGTTATTACCACTAACTTGACCTTAATTGGGGAAGGTTTCCAATCACAACTGAAATATTTTCCGCCGAAAACCTTAATCATTGGGGATGAAGCACATAATTTGGGTGCGCCCAGGTTAGAAGAAAGTTTACCTCGTAATGTGGGATTAAGACTAGCTCTATCAGCTACACCAGAAAGATATTTTGATGAGGAAGGTACGGAGTCCTTATTGGAATATTTTGGACCAGTTTTACAACCGGAGTTTAGCTTAAAAGATGCCATTGACCAGGGAGCATTGGTGCATTATTTATACTATCCAGTTTTCGTTGAATTAACGGAGTTGGAGAGTATGAATTATTTAAGATTAACAAAAAAAATAGGGCGTTGTTTACAAAATCGGGAGATAAAGGAGACCGTTAGTTTTGAGGATATGGAGGGTATTAAATCTCTACTGATAAAACGAGCTAGATTAATTAGCAGCGCGGAAAATAAACTAGTGGCATTAAAACATTTAATGTTAAATCGTCTAAACACGAGCCATACATTATTTTATTGTAGTGATGGTTCCCAAGAGGGGGGGAACCATTCTTACCAACTGGAAGAGGTAACCAAAATTTTAGGAGTGGAACTAGGGTATAAAATCAGCACCTACACTGCGCGAACATCATTACCAGAGCGAGAAGTGTTAAGAAAACAATTTGAAAGTGGGGACTTGCAGGGTTTAGTAGCTATTCGTTGTTTAGATGAGGGTGTAGATATACCAGCAATTAGAACCGCAGTGATTTTATCCAGTTCTAGCAATCCCCGTCAATTTATTCAGCGTCGGGGTAGGGTGTTACGTCCCCATCCCGGTAAAGAAAGGGCGACAATTTTTGATATGATAGTGTCACCTCCAGACTTAGATCGAGAAGCAATGGAAGTGGAAAGGAACTTGCTGAGAAAAGAATTGAAAAGGTTTGTAGAATTTTCTAATTTAGCGGATAACGCAGGTGAAGCTAGAATGAAGCTATTTAACCTGCAAAAGCGCTATAGTTTGCTGGACATTTAGATTATGGAAAATTGATGGAGAACTTTTCTGTAATTCGTTGCATTGCTACTTCCACATTTTCCCGACTATTAAATGCGGAAATGCGGAAGTAACCTTCACCAGCAGCACCAAAACCCGAACCGGGAGTTCCTACAACATTTACAGTCTGTAGTAGTTTGTCAAAAAACTCCCAACTAGTTAAACCAGCTGGTGTCTTCACCCATACATAGGGAGCATTTACTCCACCATAAACTTTTAGACCTGCACTAGTTAATTGTTGACGAATGATTTGAGCATTTTCCAAATAGAAACTTACTAAGGCTTTGATTTGAGCTTGTCCTTCCTCAGAGTAAACAGCTTCTGCACCCCTTTGGACAATATAAGAAACCCCGTTAAATTTGGTGGACTGACGACGGTTCCATAATTTCCACAATTCTATATTGGAACCATCTGCAGCTTTAGCAGTTAGGGTTTTGGGAACAACCGTTAGAGCGCAACGGGTACCAGTGAACCCAGCATTTTTAGAGAAGGAACGAAATTCTATGGCACATTCCCTAGCACCTTCAATTTCATAAATAGAATGGGGAAGTTCAGGATCGGTAATAAATGCTTCATAAGCAGCATCAAAGAAAATTATGGATCCCTGGGATCTAGCATAGTTTACCCAGTCTTTTAGATGTTCTTTGGTAGCTGTTGCACCGGTAGGATTATTAGGAAAACATAAATAAATTAAATCTACCTTTTGCTGGGGTATTTCCGCTGTGAAGTTATTTTCCGCAGTCACAGGTAAATACACCAAACCACCATACTCTCCCTTGTCGTTAGCTTCTCCAGTATTGCCCGCCATCACATTAGTATCGACATAAACGGGATATACAGGGTCAGTAACAGCAATAATGTTATTTCTGCCAAAAATATCTAAAATATTGCCCGTATCGCATTTAGAACCGTCAGAAATGAAGATCTCATCCGCTTCTATGGCAGCTCCCCTAGCTTGAAAATCATGAACAGCTATTTTTTCCCGTAACCACACATAACCCTGTTCCGGTCCATAACCCTTAAAAGTAGTGCGATCGCCCAGATCATGAACAGCTTGAATCATAGCATGGCGACAAGCATCTGGCAGTGGTTCAGTAACATCACCAATACCCAGACGAATAATTTGGGCATCAGGGTTAGCTTGGGCAAAAGCATTGACTCTTCTAGCAATTTCCGGAAACAGATAACCAGCTTTCAGTTTTAGATAGTTGTCGTTAATAGTAGCCATAGTTAATTTACAAGTAATTTTTACGAATAACGGTTTGATCAATCAATTAAAGCATCATACCATGAACTCGCGACTAAAATTGGTCCTAGCTAGTTTCCGAGATCAATTGGTTCAATTCTGTTTGCATCTGGTTCCTGACCAGTTCATAACATTCATTGACATAGTCCACGTCATTAACAGCATCTTTTCCATATCTTTTAAATACAATCGGTGGACAAACTCTAGTATATATCTTAGCAGGTAAAGGAATATTTGGCAGGGGACCTAGGGCTAAACCCCAAGGTAAACCCAAGTATAACGGAAAAACTATAGGGTCAACATCAAATAACCATGGCATTCCCCACTGATGGAACCGCTCCATGATTTTATATAAATCAGTTAATACAATCAAGGTGTCGTGGGATCCCCAGGAAATAGCTGGAACAATTGGCACATTCTCTCGTAATGCTAACTTGATAAAACCCCGTCTGTGGGCAAGATAGATTTTATCTCGCATTCGATGTGGGCGGAATACATCCTCTGCGCCACCAGGATAGACTAAAACACTTGCACCTGCACGAAATGCTGCATAAGCCATTTTAGGATGGGCTCGGATTGCCCCTCCCTTCATAGCTATTTCAGCTGCTGGGGGAAAAACTTCCCATACTTTTGGATGCATTAAACCGTAAATCAGCCTTTCAGTACCAAATCGACGTAACCAGTCATACATCATCATAGACGTATCCGGAGATGCCAACCCCCCATTGTGAGAACCAACAACCAAAATTTTTCCTTCTGGAATATTTTCCCAACCACTGGTTTCTACCCGGAAATAGCAATTATATAAAATTGCTAATAATGGCATCATCTTGGCAATAAATTGGGGATCTCTATGTGTGAGAGACCACCCCGCCCTTTCAGTTTTTACATCCTGCATTTTCAACATTGATTTCATTTAATTATATGGTTTCCAAGTTCCATGAAAACTATGGGGAATTACGGAAGGTAAGGCAAGTTGACAAACTGGTTCTTCGTTCATTCGATGACTGTCAAATATGCAAATTGTGCTACTATGGCTATTGCCATCATAAACCACTGTTAATACCCAACCTCTGTCAGAACTTGTTCTATCTTCAACATAAATTGGTTCTGAAGGATAGCAGTTTAAACCTAGGTTAGCTTCAGTTAAACTACCGTCCTCATGGTCAAATTTGGCCATGCCATTTAATATTTCCCCTTGTGTCTCGGTCCCTTCTTTAAAAATGGACATGTATGTAGCGGGTGAAAATTTGCCAACATTTTTGCTGGGGACACTAGGAAATTCACAGGTTCTATTTAATAAGGTCACCAGTTGTTTAACTCGACCGGTTTGGGGGTTGAGTTCTACTCTGGTAAAGGTAGTTTTGGCGGTTGTTTTTACTTTTCCAGTTGCTACTTCCCGTAAATATTCATTAGTTTGGAAATCAGCATATTTGGCAAAGTCAATAATTACTATACCTCTATTATCAACATAACCATTACTAAAATGCCACTGAAACCAGGATTCGGTTTCTCCTCGACTAACTAAAGATAAATTTTCTCTATCAATAACAATGATTTGGGTTCCTATATGTGGTTGCCAAGTCAAAGCCTGACTGTAACTGCTAATTCCCAATAATACCGACCAGATATTTAACTGTACGGGTGGGGCAAAAAAGATTAAATATGGTCCCGCTAAAACAAAATCATGAATGAGGCTAAATTGGGTCAAATCAAATTGGGACTGTTTAATGATTCTACCAGTGAAATCACTTTTGTAAATATTAAGTATGCCACTCCCCGGAGAACTAGTGCCAAGGTTCACCCCAAAGTTAAATATTTCCCCTGTTTGATGGTCAACCTTGGGATGAGCAGAATAAGCTTTTCCCTGGGTTAACCCCCCCAAACTAGTTAAACCCTTGGTTTCTAAGTTCTCTAAATCTAAAGCATGGGGATGATCACCCTCCCAAAGAGCTAAAAGTTCATCTGGCAATGCCAAAACTGAAGTATTAGCAGCATTTTTAACCGGTCTTTGCCACTTATTCCAAATCATACCGGGTGCTGTCATACCATAATTACCGTAAAGGAACTTATCTGCTTGAGTCTCTTCTTGATACCCCCTGGTCTGTACATAACGATAAACCGCTTTAGCACCGTCATCGCGAAAGTGGACTGCTAAAATGGCTCCATCCCCATCAAACCAGTGTCCCACAGACATATTTCCCCGTTGTAATCTCCCTGGACCGTTGCGGTATAGGGTACCCCGCAAACCCTGGGGAATTTTACCTGTAATTATGGGTAATTGAGAGAGGGGAAATTCTTTTGCTGGTTGCGATATGGCATGGGCCCAAGTTTTTTTATCTAATTTTTGATCATTTACATCTCTGATATATTTCTTATTTACAGTCATATTGACCAATACCTTAGCCAAAAAAAGAGTATTAAAAGTAGGGGCGATGTAGTAGAGTTATAGTCTTACAAAGCAAAAACTCAAAAACCACACACAGCCCATGTTCGAGATTATAACACTATTACAGTGCCTGCTACCAGAAATAAAAATGACGACAATACGTCAGTTGAGTCGGATCCTCATGGCGATAACCCAACCTACACAAGCTGGTTTCAATGAAGATCCCTTAGGAGTTCGCCTTTATTAGGTTCTAGAATAAAGTTGTTAAGGTTATTTTTTCAAAACCTCCACCATGGCTAAACACTTTAACACTGCTGGACCATGTAAAGCCAACATCCACTATATGCTTTCCCCCACCGCTCGCTTACCGGAGTTAAAAGCGCTAATTGATGGAGAAAACTACTTTATCATTCATGCACCGCGACAAGTAGGCAAAACCACCGCTATGATAGCCCTAGCCCAAGAATTGACTGATAGTGGGGAATATATCGCCGTGATGCTTTCTTTAGAAGTAGGGGCACCATTCTCTAGGGATCCGGGTATGGCTGAACGTGCAATTTTGGATGAATGGCAAGAATCCGCTTGTGTATACCTACCAACTAATCTCCACCCACCCCGTTGGCCACCATCTCAACCAGGGCGGCAAATTGGAGCCGCATTAGCTAGTTGGGCTAAGGTTGCTACTCGTCCCCTAGTGGTTTTCCTGGATGAAATTGATGCTTTAGCAGATGAAACATTGATTTCTGTTCTCAGACAATTACGCTCAGGTTACAATCGTCGTCCCCATAGCTTTCCCCATTCGGTAGGGTTAATTGGCATGCGGGATGTGCGGGACTATAAGGTTAAATCCGGTGGAAGTGAACGACTTAATACGTCAAGTCCTTTCAATATCAAGGCTGAGTCTTTAACCCTAAATAATTTTACTTTATCAGAAGTAGAAGAACTTTACTTACAACATACACAAGCTACGGAACAGGTGTTTACCCCGGAAGCCATTCAACAGGCATTTTATTTAACCGATGGACAACCGTGGTTAGTCAACGCCCTAGCTCGTCAAGCTACCCAGGTTTTGGTGAAAGATATTACCCAACCCATTACTGCTGAAGTCATTAACCGAGCCAAAGAAATCCTGATTCAGCGCCAGGATACCCACTTAGACAGCTTAGCAGAGCGCTTACGGGAAGATAGAGTCAAAACAATTATTGAACCAATTTTAGCGGGTGAAGATTTACCTGATGTACCCCAGGATGATATTCGTTATGTCCTGGATTTAGGACTGTGTCGAGACCGAGGACAGGGTTTGGAAATTGCCAATCCAATTTATCGGGAAGTTCTACCCTTGGTGTTAAGTTACACAACCAGGGCTTCCATTGGAGTTATTGAACCTCGTTGGTTAAATGAACAGGGGGAGCTATTACCCGATGAATTATTGGAAGCATTTCTGGAATTTTGGCGACAACATGGGGAACCACTGCTCAAAAGTGCGCCCTACCATGAGATTGCTCCCCATTTGGTATTAATGGCATTTTTACATCGAGTAGTAAACGGTGGTGGTACGTTAGAACGGGAATATGCCATTGGTTCTGGAAGAATGGATATTTGTTTACGCTATGGCAAGGTAGTGATGGGCATAGAGTTAAAGGTGCGGAGGGAAAAGTTGGATCCCCTAACCAAGGGTTTGACCCAACTGGATAAATACCTGGATGGGTTAGGATTGGATAGAGGGTGGTTAGTGATTTTTGATCGCCGTGCGGGATTACCACCCATGGGAGAGAGAATTAGTACGGAGGAGGTCATTAGTCCGGGGGGACGAACCATTACCGTCATTCGTAGTTAGTCGCGAAGCACTGGGTACGCGAGATCGCCATTATTGTTTAAATCATTAATGTTGGGTTTCATACTTCAACCCAACCTACGTTCATCTTATATTTAATTCCACCCACCTACTTAGGTTCTAGAATAAAGTTGTTAAGGTTATTTTTTCAAAACCTCCACCATGGCTAAACACTTTAACACTGCTGGACCATGTAAAGCCAACATCCACTATATGCTTTCCCCCACCGCTCGCTTACCGGAGTTAAAAGCGCTAATTGATGGAGAAAACTACTTTATCATTCATGCACCGCGACAAGTAGGCAAAACCACCGCTATGATAGCCCTAGCCCAAGAATTGACTGATAGTGGGGAATATATCGCCGTGATGCTTTCTTTAGAAGTAGGGGCACCATTCTCCAGGGATCCGGGTATGGCTGAACGTGCAATTTTGGATGAATGGCAAGAATCCGCTTGTGTATACCTACCAACTAATCTCCACCCACCCCGTTGGCCACCATCTCAACCAGGGCGGCAAATTGGAGCCGCATTAGCTAGTTGGGCTAAGGTTGCTACTCGTCCCCTAGTGGTTTTCCTGGATGAAATTGATGCTTTAGCAGATGAAACATTGATTTCTGTTCTCAGACAATTACGCTCAGGTTACAATCGTCGTCCCCATAGCTTTCCCCATTCGGTAGGGTTAATTGGCATGCGGGATGTGCGGGACTATAAGGTTAAATCCGGTGGAAGTGAACGACTTAATACGTCAAGTCCTTTCAATATCAAGGCTGAGTCTTTAACCCTAAATAATTTTACTTTATCAGAAGTAGAAGAACTTTACTTACAACATACACAAGCTACGGGACAGGTGTTTACCCCAGAAGCCATTCAACAGGCATTTTATTTAACCGATGGACAACCGTGGTTAGTCAACGCCCTAGCTCGTCAAGCTACCCAGGTTTTGGTGAAAGACATTACCCAACCCATTACTGCTGAAGTCATTAACCGAACCAAAGAAATCCTGATTCAGCGCCAGGATACCCATTTAGATAGTTTGGCAGAGCGCTTACGGGAAGATCGGGTCAAAGCCATTATTCAACCCATGTTAGCTGGATCCGATCTACCCGATACCCCGGAGGATGATCGCCGTTTCTTGCTGGATTTAGGCTTGGTAAAGCGCAGTCCCTTGGGTGAACTAACCATTGCCAATCCCATTTACCAGGAAGTGATTCCTCGTGTTTTGTCCCAGGGTAGTCAGGATAGTCTACCCCAAATTCAACCCACTTGGTAGGATTCTTCCCACTCCCCATGTACACTATAAGTGGTTCTATTGACATATCCTATGACCCATTCTCAAGATGTTCTTACCTTAGCTCGTTGGATGGCAGCGGATTTCAGCAATCAAGCTCAGGCTTTTGAAAATCCGCCTCTATATGCCCACATTCGTGTCTGTATGCGTCCCCTAGCTTATTCTCTCCTATCTGGGGTCAGTCTTTTTGTTGAACAAGCTTATGATTATGATCTCAAAGATCCCTATCGCGTCCGAGTGTTAAAGTTATTGGTTGAACAAGGGCAAATTATCATTGAAAACTATACGGTCAAAGATGAGAAGGATTTTTATGGATCATCTCGGGATTTGGGTAAATTACAAAATTTAACTGCCGATCGCCTGGAAAAACTATGTGGTTGTAATATGCGGGTGGAGTGGACTGGTAACTGCTTTACCGGTACTGTGGAATCAGGTAAGAATTGTCTAGTGGTTCGCAAGGGACAAAAAACCTATTTAGATAGTAAATTTGAGATAGACGACCAAAAATTCCTCAGCTGGGACAGGGGGAGGGATTTAGAAACCGATCAACATGTTTGGGGTTCCCTCGCTGGGCCATTTCACTTTCTCCGTTGGGGAAATTTCGCCGATGAGGTAAAATTACCCTAGTATTATTAAGGTAGGTATATCTAGTCCGTGAAGATATTTGTATATCATACTCCAGAATTAACCCCCACAGGGGAAATACCAGAATGTGCGATCGCCGTCGATGTTCTACGCGCCACTAGCACTATAGCTACAGTATTGGCTGCTGGTGGCGAAGCGGTACAAGTTTTTTCTGACCTCAACGAACTAACAGAGGTTAGCGAACAATGGCCTGCGCAAAAGCGATTACGGGCTGGAGAACGAGGTGGTGGTAAGGTAGCTGGGTTTGAATTAGGTAATTCCCCTCTGGATTGCACACCAGAACTAGTGGAAGGGAGACGTTTATTTATTAGTACCACCAATGGCACCCGTGCCCTAAAACGAATAGAAGATGCCCCAATTGTTTTAGCAGCAGCCCTAATCAATCGCTCTGCAGTAGTCAATTTTTTATTAGACAAACAACCCCAAAGCGTCTGGATAGTTGGTTCGGGGTGGGAGGGGAGTTTCTCCCTGGAAGATACTGTTTGTGCAGGTGCGATCGCCCATAGTGTATGGCGAAAAACCGGTTTACCGTTAGATGAAATTGCTGGTAATGATGAAGTTACGAGTGCGATCGCTCTTTATGAACAATGGGAAGATAATTTAATAGGATTATTTCATCAAGCCAGTCATGGTAAAAGATTATTACGTCTAGAATGTGCAGAGGACTTAAAATATTGTGCTCAGACGGACATTTTAGACGTTTTACCCCTACAGAGGCAACCAGGGATTTTAACAAGTCACAATGCTTACTGAATTGTGGTGATTGGTACTTCTAGCCAACCCTCAAAGTTGTTCTTTTGGGTGGTACTAGGATTTTCCACTGGACGTAATTGATATTTGTGGGGACGTGGTTTGCCCAAGGTCACCTTGTAGTTCCGCAATTCATCCTGGTGAAAAACCGTTATTTCAATGGTGTCCTTGGGTTGATAGTCTTGTAACCGATGACCTAGTTGATTTATACCTACCTTAATCCCATCAATGGCTAACAGTTCATCACCCACATCTAATCCTGCTGTACTAGCAGGGGAGTGAGCTTCCACAAACTTAATAGTTTCCTGTCCATTTTCCGGTTCCACCCTAATTCCCAGATAAGGTGCGGACTCGGATTGCTCGACTAATGCCAACCCAAAAGGTTCTAAATACTTGAGGAATGGTAAATGCTCTAGACCATCTATATATTGTTTAAAGAAGTCAGATAAATCTATTTGGGCTACCTGTTCAATGACTTCTTTTAAATCTTGGGTAGTATAACCAGTTTCCTGTGTACCAAATTTCCGCCACATTTCCACCATCACATCATTTAAAGAAACTGTATTTTGATGGCGATCGCGAATGAGCAAATCTAATAACAAGGCGACCATTTCCCCTTTTAAATAGTAAGAAATTTGAGAATTTCGACTATTAGGAGAGGGACGATATAACTTAATCCAAGCATCAAAACTAGATTCACTCAGGGGTTGGACATAACGTCCTGGAGTTGTGAGATATCTAGTAATTTGCTGACTCAAATGATGTAAATAAGACCTAGCGTCATAGATTCCTGCTTGAAAAGGAATTAGTAAATCATAGTAACTGGTAATCCCCTCGCAAAACCATAAAGAAGGTGTATAGTTCTCCTGGTCATAATCAAAACTCTGTAACTCCCGGGGACGAATTCTTTTCACATTCCACAGATGAAAGAATTCATGGGCTAACAACTGCATGAATCTTTCATATTTTTCCTTAGTCCTAAATCCTAGCCGATCATAAATTAAGGAACAGGAATTTTTATGCTCTAGACCGCCATAAAGCTCATGGCTTAGGTGGAGGATAAATACATATCTTTCATAAGGTAACCCCCCGAATATTTGTGCCTCACGGGTGATAATTTTTTGTAAATCATCTAGTACCTGTTTGATTTGATAATTTCCCCTCCCCCAAATTGCTAATTCATGAGGTTTATTCCCTACTTGGAAGTGATGTAAATGATGATTACCGATTTCAAAAGGACTATCAATCAGAGCATCGAAATTATCTGCTAAAAATGTATTAGCCTCTTGGTTAACTAGTGGTAAGGCGGTAGTTACTTGCCATTGTGGATTAGGTGTGACCACAGTAATGTAAATTGGCTTTTGTTCCCAACCAGGGATTCTAAAAAACATCCCTGCACCGTTAAAATAACCATGGGTAGCATCCAGGTGATTTGTACGTACTGACAGTTCGTGAGCAAAAATACGATAGCGTACAACGACCTGATTAGCTTTACCTTTTTCTACTTGCCAGTGATTTTTGCTAACCTTCTTCCACCTTAAAGGTTTAGAACCAGCAAATGCGGTAAAATCCTGTAGGTTTTTAGCATATTCTCGCACCAAGTATGACCCTGGTGTCCATACGGGCATTTTCAAATCAACGACTATTCCGGGGTAGTTGTCAATGTGCAGAGTCACCTCAAATAGGTGATTTTCTGGTTTAGGCATTGATACCCAATAGTGAGTTGATGTGTTAGTTTGTTGCAGTAGATCCCTAGATGATAATTTTTGTTCTGTCCCGTTCATGGCCTGATTATAGGAGTAGTTGCGGTAGTCGGAAGTCCCTGATGGGGTGAAAACTGTTTTTTAAGTGAAATTTGAGAATAGATAATTATGGTATCACAGTTATATCCGCTCAATCACTTAAACTACCAGAAATTTGCGGAAAATTCATCAATTCTTAGCACTTCATGGCTTTTACCAGCAACTGGGGAATTTGCTGAGGATATTGGGCAACAGGTATTTGGGCATTACTAAAGGTGCTTAACTTAGTAGAAACACTGCCAAAATCAGGATCACGTTTGACCACGGTGGCAAAGTTGCCTGATTGGTGCCAGGATTTAGAAGGTGGTGCATGT from Cylindrospermopsis curvispora GIHE-G1 harbors:
- a CDS encoding 2-phosphosulfolactate phosphatase family protein; protein product: MKIFVYHTPELTPTGEIPECAIAVDVLRATSTIATVLAAGGEAVQVFSDLNELTEVSEQWPAQKRLRAGERGGGKVAGFELGNSPLDCTPELVEGRRLFISTTNGTRALKRIEDAPIVLAAALINRSAVVNFLLDKQPQSVWIVGSGWEGSFSLEDTVCAGAIAHSVWRKTGLPLDEIAGNDEVTSAIALYEQWEDNLIGLFHQASHGKRLLRLECAEDLKYCAQTDILDVLPLQRQPGILTSHNAY
- a CDS encoding M61 family metallopeptidase; the protein is MPKPENHLFEVTLHIDNYPGIVVDLKMPVWTPGSYLVREYAKNLQDFTAFAGSKPLRWKKVSKNHWQVEKGKANQVVVRYRIFAHELSVRTNHLDATHGYFNGAGMFFRIPGWEQKPIYITVVTPNPQWQVTTALPLVNQEANTFLADNFDALIDSPFEIGNHHLHHFQVGNKPHELAIWGRGNYQIKQVLDDLQKIITREAQIFGGLPYERYVFILHLSHELYGGLEHKNSCSLIYDRLGFRTKEKYERFMQLLAHEFFHLWNVKRIRPRELQSFDYDQENYTPSLWFCEGITSYYDLLIPFQAGIYDARSYLHHLSQQITRYLTTPGRYVQPLSESSFDAWIKLYRPSPNSRNSQISYYLKGEMVALLLDLLIRDRHQNTVSLNDVMVEMWRKFGTQETGYTTQDLKEVIEQVAQIDLSDFFKQYIDGLEHLPFLKYLEPFGLALVEQSESAPYLGIRVEPENGQETIKFVEAHSPASTAGLDVGDELLAIDGIKVGINQLGHRLQDYQPKDTIEITVFHQDELRNYKVTLGKPRPHKYQLRPVENPSTTQKNNFEGWLEVPITTIQ